One window from the genome of Lysobacter helvus encodes:
- a CDS encoding EF-hand domain-containing protein, with protein sequence MKTWIVLMAALVAPVAFAQQQAGKPVAAPAAAEQGQGADAMFAAWDANHDGSISKDEFRAGFVQVRDALTVQRLHAEFERRDANHDGKLQASEYAQMMLVQRAGKNAPPMSAFDKDKNQSLDFPEYLDALKTLAKSQPATAAPKK encoded by the coding sequence ATGAAGACCTGGATCGTGTTGATGGCGGCGCTCGTGGCGCCGGTGGCGTTCGCGCAGCAGCAGGCGGGCAAGCCCGTCGCGGCACCGGCCGCGGCCGAGCAGGGCCAGGGCGCCGATGCGATGTTCGCCGCGTGGGATGCGAACCACGACGGTTCGATTTCGAAGGACGAGTTCCGTGCCGGCTTCGTGCAGGTGCGCGATGCGTTGACCGTGCAGCGGCTGCACGCCGAGTTCGAGCGCCGCGACGCGAACCACGACGGCAAGCTCCAGGCCAGCGAGTACGCGCAGATGATGCTCGTGCAGCGCGCCGGCAAGAACGCGCCGCCGATGTCGGCGTTCGACAAGGACAAGAACCAGTCGCTGGACTTCCCGGAATACCTGGACGCCCTGAAGACCCTGGCGAAGTCGCAGCCCGCGACCGCCGCACCGAAGAAATAA
- a CDS encoding TIGR03032 family protein, giving the protein MASKKKTAGADTAAGQAADAVAPQAPAAPATPEPRNETLNTAQSEKPPLDLTKLQVEKSCSRGLASWLSSNRVSLAISSYQTGRVYLVGSDQQGRVSFFERIFERAMGIVGNAQRIYLGGLYQLWRFENILRPGESIHGKFDKCYVPRNAQTIGDLDIHELGIRSDGRVVFVNTKYSCLAELSQTHSFKPIWKPSFISKLAPEDRCHLNGLAMVDGKPKYVTAVCKSDAVDGWRDRRMSGGVVIDVETDEIVCEGLSMPHSPRWANGKLWVLNAGTGHLGYVDFAKKAFVPTAWFPGFLRGLSIVGNVAAVGLSKPRNQRFEGLQLDEELKKRDVEPWCGVQIVSLANGDVLNWIRFEGDISEIFDISFLPNVVNPMMIGLRTAEIRELITFEPEAQPEVVA; this is encoded by the coding sequence GTGGCAAGCAAGAAAAAGACTGCCGGCGCCGACACGGCCGCCGGGCAGGCAGCAGACGCCGTCGCACCGCAGGCGCCGGCCGCACCGGCCACGCCGGAACCCCGGAACGAAACCCTCAACACCGCGCAGTCGGAAAAGCCGCCGCTGGACCTGACCAAGCTGCAGGTCGAGAAGAGCTGCTCGCGCGGGCTGGCTTCGTGGCTGTCGAGCAATCGCGTGTCGCTGGCGATCTCCTCGTACCAGACCGGCCGCGTGTACCTGGTCGGCAGCGACCAGCAGGGCCGCGTGTCGTTCTTCGAGCGCATCTTCGAGCGCGCGATGGGCATCGTCGGCAACGCGCAGCGCATCTACCTCGGTGGCCTGTACCAGTTGTGGCGCTTCGAGAACATCCTGCGCCCGGGCGAATCGATCCACGGCAAGTTCGACAAGTGCTACGTGCCGCGCAATGCGCAGACGATCGGCGACCTGGACATCCACGAACTCGGCATCCGAAGCGACGGCCGCGTGGTGTTCGTCAACACCAAGTATTCGTGCCTGGCCGAGCTGAGCCAGACGCACAGCTTCAAGCCGATCTGGAAGCCGAGCTTTATCAGCAAGCTCGCGCCGGAAGATCGTTGCCACTTGAACGGCCTGGCGATGGTCGACGGCAAGCCGAAGTACGTCACCGCGGTGTGCAAGTCCGACGCGGTGGATGGCTGGCGCGATCGCCGCATGAGCGGCGGCGTGGTGATCGACGTGGAGACCGACGAGATCGTGTGCGAAGGCCTGTCGATGCCGCATTCGCCGCGCTGGGCCAACGGCAAGCTGTGGGTGCTCAACGCGGGCACCGGGCACCTGGGTTACGTGGATTTCGCGAAGAAGGCGTTCGTGCCGACCGCGTGGTTCCCGGGCTTCCTGCGCGGCCTGTCGATCGTGGGCAACGTGGCCGCGGTGGGCCTGTCGAAGCCGCGCAACCAGCGCTTCGAAGGCCTGCAGCTGGACGAAGAACTGAAGAAGCGCGACGTCGAACCGTGGTGCGGCGTGCAGATCGTCTCGCTGGCCAACGGCGACGTGCTGAACTGGATCCGCTTCGAAGGCGACATCTCCGAGATCTTCGACATCAGCTTCCTGCCCAACGTCGTCAACCCGATGATGATCGGCCTGCGCACCGCGGAGATCCGCGAGCTGATCACGTTCGAACCCGAAGCGCAGCCGGAGGTGGTGGCATGA
- the rpsI gene encoding 30S ribosomal protein S9, which produces MAIQQNYGTGRRKSSTARVFLRKGNGTITINDRTIEDFFGRETARMIVRQPLELTQSTDKFDIFVTVEGGGITGQAGAIRLGISRALVEYDESLKTDLRKAGFMTRDAREVERKKVGLHKARRATQFSKR; this is translated from the coding sequence ATGGCAATCCAGCAGAATTACGGCACCGGCCGCCGCAAGTCCTCCACCGCCCGCGTGTTCCTGCGCAAGGGCAACGGGACCATCACCATCAACGACCGCACGATCGAAGACTTCTTCGGCCGTGAAACCGCGCGCATGATCGTCCGCCAGCCGCTCGAGCTCACGCAGTCGACCGACAAGTTCGACATCTTCGTGACGGTGGAAGGCGGCGGCATCACCGGCCAGGCCGGCGCGATCCGCCTCGGCATCTCGCGCGCGCTGGTGGAATACGACGAGTCGCTGAAGACCGACCTGCGCAAGGCCGGCTTCATGACCCGCGACGCCCGCGAAGTCGAACGCAAGAAGGTCGGCCTCCACAAGGCCCGCCGCGCGACGCAGTTCTCCAAGCGCTGA
- the rplM gene encoding 50S ribosomal protein L13, giving the protein MKTFSAKNETVQRDWYVVDAEGKTLGRLASELARRLRGKHKPVYTPHVDTGDYLVVINAEKIHVTGKKLTDKMYHRFTGYIGNLKTESLGQALERHPERVLETAVKGMLPKNPLGRAMYRKLKVYSGPNHPHTAQQPQPLDF; this is encoded by the coding sequence ATGAAGACTTTCAGCGCCAAGAACGAGACCGTCCAGCGTGACTGGTACGTGGTCGATGCCGAAGGCAAGACCCTCGGCCGGCTCGCCTCCGAGCTCGCCCGCCGCCTCCGCGGCAAGCACAAGCCCGTCTATACCCCGCACGTCGATACCGGCGATTACCTCGTGGTGATCAACGCCGAGAAGATCCACGTGACCGGCAAGAAGCTGACGGACAAGATGTACCACCGGTTCACCGGTTACATCGGCAACCTGAAGACCGAGTCCCTGGGCCAGGCGCTGGAGCGCCACCCGGAACGCGTCCTCGAAACCGCCGTCAAGGGCATGCTCCCGAAGAATCCGCTCGGCCGTGCGATGTATCGCAAGCTGAAGGTTTATTCCGGTCCGAACCATCCGCACACCGCCCAGCAGCCGCAGCCGCTGGATTTCTAA